A genomic region of Glycine max cultivar Williams 82 chromosome 15, Glycine_max_v4.0, whole genome shotgun sequence contains the following coding sequences:
- the LOC100798050 gene encoding interactor of constitutive active ROPs 3 → MQTPKTRNTSSSSSEVPQKVSPRGGRQLRPATLDSTASSLNKTSKDNRSPKLTDRRSPRSPAPERKRPSRISELESQISQLKEDLKVVRNQLGVSESCKKQAQQDAEESKKQVASLSLKLEDSQQQLVKFSATEQARVVELQKTIEEHDKAWQSELRAAQQKLSDNTLALTSAIDEIQQLKVQLELVANCENAHTQIAESSDVELLNLTDNLAESLSLVENMRNQLRDSKESAQAQALVNETLRQLEAAKRTVEFLRADAAKAVNGYNSAALDLDQSRARVNSLEELVSKLEFGLTSNKCNSSLNLADVGNMELKAEVLHKGETDLNRIEAEIYSLRSAIESADTKHQEEQIECSVKIRKAYELIEQIKSESSKRESQLEAELKRKNADVEELKANLMDKETELQCIVEENEKLNLQLEKSMSSQREHELRKELRKLDESVAGLKADLMDKETTLQSISEENEMLKLEISKRFANGGNVVEEVAAQLETAKAAEREAVIKLGIVMEDADRCNRKAARVAEQLEASQAANSIIEAELRRLKIQSDQWRKAAEAAAAMLSAGNNGKLTERSMSLDNNYNSIMNKYSPFCEELDDDFQTKKNGNMLKKIGVLWRKPQK, encoded by the exons ATGCAGACCCCAAAGACAAG AAATACTAGTAGTAGCTCCTCTGAAGTGCCCCAGAAGGTGTCCCCTCGTGGTGGACGCCAACTCAGGCCTGCTACATTAGACAGTACTGCATcttcattaaataaaacatcaaaGGATAATAGAAGTCCCAAACTCACCGACCGCAGATCACCCAGAAGCCCCGCACCAGAG aGGAAGCGTCCAAGCAGAATATCTGAATTGGAATCTCAGATTTCTCAACTCAAAGAGGATTTGAAGGTGGTGAGGAACCAGCTCGGTGTGTCTGAATCATGCAAGAAGCAAGCTCAGCAAGATGCTGAAGAGTCCAAGAAGCAAGTAGCTTCCCTATCCTTGAAACTTGAAGATTCTCAACAGCAACTTGTGAAGTTCTCAGCTACTGAACAAGCTCGTGTTGTTGAgctccagaaaaccatagaagAGCATGATAAGGCGTGGCAATCCGAGCTCAGGGCTGCCCAACAGAAGCTCTCAGACAACACCCTTGCGCTTACCTCTGCCATCGACGAAATTCAGCAGCTCAAGGTTCAGCTTGAATTGGTAGCTAACTGTGAGAATGCGCACACGCAAATCGCGGAATCATCAGACGTGGAACTGCTAAACTTGACGGATAACTTGGCAGAATCTCTCTCTCTTGTGGAGAACATGAGAAACCAACTCAGGGATTCCAAAGAGTCAGCTCAGGCACAAGCTTTGGTCAATGAGACTTTGAGGCAACTTGAGGCTGCAAAAAGAACTGTTGAGTTCCTGAGAGCTGACGCTGCCAAAGCTGTGAATGGCTACAACTCTGCTGCTTTGGACTTAGACCAATCTAGAGCACGAGTGAACTCACTAGAGGAACTAGTAAGCAAACTTGAGTTTGGCCTCACTAGTAACAAATGCAACAGTTCTTTAAATCTTGCAGATGTTGGTAACATGGAGCTGAAAGCTGAGGTATTACACAAGGGTGAGACAGATCTTAATCGCATTGAAGCAGAAATTTATTCTCTGAGGTCTGCTATAGAGAGTGCTGATACTAAGCACCAGGAAGAACAGATTGAGTGTTCAGTGAAGATTAGGAAAGCCTATGAGTTGATTGAACAGATAAAATCAGAATCAAGCAAGAGAGAATCTCAGCTAGAGGCtgaattgaaaagaaagaatgCTGATGTCGAAGAGTTGAAGGCTAACCTGATGGATAAGGAAACCGAGTTGCAGTGCATTGTGGAGGAGAATGAGAAGTTGAATTTGCAGCTTGAAAAAAGCATGTCATCACAAAGAGAACATGAACTTAGGAAGGAGCTTCGAAAACTAGATGAATCCGTGGCTGGATTGAAGGCTGATCTGATGGACAAGGAAACAACATTGCAAAGTATATCTGAAGAGAATGAAATGCTGAAGTTGGAGATCAGTAAGAGGTTTGCAAATGGTGGTAATGTGGTGGAGGAAGTTGCTGCACAACTAGAGACAGCTAAGGCCGCAGAACGCGAGGCTGTTATAAAGCTTGGTATTGTGATGGAAGATGCAGATAGGTGCAACCGAAAGGCGGCGAGGGTGGCTGAGCAACTGGAAGCATCTCAGGCAGCAAATTCAATAATAGAAGCTGAACTAAGAAGATTGAAGATACAGTCTGATCAATGGAGAAAGGCTGCAGAGGCTGCTGCTGCTATGCTCTCAGCAGGGAACAATGGGAAACTCACTGAGAGATCAATGTCTTTGGACAACAACTATAACTCTATAATGAACAAGTACTCACCTTTTTGTGAAGAACTTGATGATGATTTCCAGACCAAGAAAAATGGCAACATGCTGAAGAAGATTGGGGTCTTGTGGAGGAAACCTCAAAAATAG